AGTTTGGAACATTTGGAGGAGTTCAGTGTCACTGTACTCGTGCCTACgctgaaaatattatatttagaTTGGCAAGTTAGGTCTCCTTCCTACAAATTCCATATAAACACTCCAGATCTCGAGTACTTTTGTTTCACAGGTTTTTTGAACGGGGATTATGTGTTGGAAAACCTCCACAACGTGGTCGAATGTGTACTTCAATTTGAGCAGCGCACTTCGTTGAGTATTGAAGATTACGCGAAGAAATCATGGAACTTCATGAGACCACTCTATAATGTTATTTCCATGGAATTGAGCACAATTACCGCACAGGTCACGCTACATTTTCATGCTCTAATAACTCTCTATCATTAATTAATTCGCTAAATACTGAATAATATTGTTCTAAGTTAGTTGCGAGTTTGTGAAATTTGTAATTGTTATGTGGTAGTGCAGATACTCTGCTATGATTCTAATCATGAAGATGGTCCCACATTCTATAATTTGTCCtccttgaaattttttggtGGCATTTCGTCTGAGTGGTATGTGTGGGATGGAGTGCGACTCTTGCTTTATCGGTCTCCAAAGCTACAAATACTTTCATTTGAAAAGTTTCACTTGCTTGGTTCAAATCTTAGACCTAAACGCTTGGAGGAGCCACTGGATGTTCCTGAATGTCTGTCATCACACCTTACTACCTGTCTTTATAAAGGATTTGATgggaaagaggaagagatggaaCTTGTTAGACAAATCCTGAAGGCAGCCAAAGTATTAAAGTCAATGAAAATCAGTGTTAACGGTTATCTAGACTCAAAGAAGCTTCGTGTTTGCAAGGAATTGAGGAAATTTCAAAGGAGCTCTCAGAATTGTGAAATTGCATTTGAGGAAGGACGTTTCAcatgatgtggcattttatctCGTTCCTCTTTGATATTGCATGTTACCTGCTTTGCTTTAATATCTTTGTGTAATTCATTTGTTGCCTTTGCTATGTCAGACTTTATAATAATTTCCAAACGTACTTGCTGATCCCATGTTCTCCCTGATGTGATTCcgtgtttatatatattggatttTTGTAGAAATTAGCACCATGTGTGCTACTGGAATGTTTGCTTGACTGTTTGCACTTGAAGAAGCAAAGCGGTCATTCCCATCACTGATTGTAGCAATCAGGATTAGAGAAGTGGTATTTTTCTGTCCTGCATAATCTATGCATGTTGCTTTTGTTTCAGTGTTAGTAAAAGCTATAAATTTCGTAGATATTTAATCATGAGAATTGGTGCAATAATGCAATCTATTCAGGACTAGTTTATGCTCACatcatttcttttctatttgtctGCAGAAGAATTGATGTTAACTAGACTTGGTTACCATAAGAAGCAAAGGTTTGGAACAATTATTCATTGTACATTTATGCATATCTAGGCTGATAACTGATAAGAGGAATTACTTGTTGCTTCACTTTTTTAAACAGTGGTTTGATTGGTTCTATCTTGATGTCCTGAGATTATGTGCTGGTTTTGAATGttgttgttattttcttttttcttgattcTTTAAAAGCTCATGTAAAAACCATATATCTAGATCCTAAGGTGATTGCAGTCATATTAAGATAAAGAATGGAGAAataaataggaaaaaagaaattagtgtTTTGTTGACTATGTTACAGATTGAGTGGCAAGTGTATGTAGCAGAAAGGTCTTGAAGGAAGACCAGGCCAGTGATTTCTATAAGATGCAGCCCTATATGAGGTTGCATTTTTTAGAAAGTGTTCTTGATGACCTTAACTAGGTGGAATTAGAGGTATTGTTGAGTTTTACAGTAAGAAATTGAAACctaaacttttatatttgtaCTACTATAAAGAGgtttcaaaataaaactaaagatGTTAATGCTATATTAGTAGCactggaaaaataaaagaaattgttaTACTTCTTACTCTTTAAATATCACATTCCATGAAGATTTCAAATATTCAATGTATGAGCTGACCGGTTTAAgtatttcaagtttttgaaTGTGGACCAGACCGGTATAGATCCCAGATGTACCTCAGGACTGATAAGTCTGATCCAGTTTTTGAAAAGATTGATTGCGAGTTTAAAATCCATTGAGTTCATGTATGACTtatcaatcaaaaaaatacTTTGCTCATGGTCCCAATTATCCTGAAGCCAGGATTATGATCATATAGTTAATTCAAATCTTTTCCCTGTATTTCCCATAGTCTTCATCATAAACACACCAATTAAGGAAACAAATACTAACAACAATGTTGGCTACTTTAATTGGTGTTCAGTTGAAAATTTGTGATAGAAGTTTTTCTGTTGATAATGTTTCATCATGCCATGCATACCTTTGAACGTTCTTGaagctttaaaaaataaaagaccatTTATTAGCAATTCCTACCAGATGATTAAGATTAACCACAGGTCCACAAATCAAGCATGTTTGTCACTTGTCTAACATCATATGTATTCATTTGTAGTATGAAGCATGTGTAGTTCTGGATATATTTGTTTGGCTGTTTGCATTGAAGGTCCAAATCTGTTCTTCCCATAAAAAACTACAGTATTTCTTTTCACTATGAAACTCTGCAAGGTTAATGCTGATGGACTTCAGGTCTGCAAATATGGTATTTATATGCTTCAAATCGTTTAagtatgtttattttgtttgtgtaGATTTAATTAGTAAAACGGCCTGAAGATCAGCTGATTGAGGAGTTAGTCTTGATTTAAGCAAAGATGCTCCTCTGAAGCTGGAGTGAATTAATTACACAAATCATTAATAATGAGACTTGGTACACTTTTTGTATGTTGTTAACACAAAAACTATGATGCATGTTTACACCTTCCTGAAATTTGAATCAGTATCCGAAAGGTGCTTAGTGAACTCATTTGTTTAAGATGTGTATGCACAAGAATTGACATTAACTAGCCTTAGCATTTGTATTTTCCATTGGGGTAAAGCGTGCTATTAGGCATATCTATTcagaaaaaaagggaagaagaaaaggaagtaataaaaaaaaggtcatatAGGAAAATAAGAACaggaaaataaagataaaacttAGGAGTTAGCACCAAGGCTTGCTTGGTATCAGCACCAAGCAAAGAAAAACCACTAGAAGTTAGCAACTAGGGTTGGCACCAAACTATGATGACAATTTCAATTGAATCTTTATTAATCAAAATAATCTCCTTTTGGTAGGAGTACAATATTTTGCttaaatttgtttaataaacCATAATTCTAACTGATCTAAGAAACCCTACGTTCGGACTTTCTTGCACTCACAAATTGTTAAATACATGATTGATTATCTGAAGGCCATCTTTGGTCCAAGGCTTAGGGTCAGGAGCAAAGAAAGCAAGTTTGAAACATGTCAACAAATATTTCATGTATTCATTTGTAGTATGAAAACTTTAAGTACCAGCTTGAGTCTTGAACTCTTTCTTTCCCCTTCCTCCGTTACAATCTTCTACTTGcttcatcacttttacattTCTCTCTTGCCACTGTTACAGCACTAGCAATAGTggtgctaaatagctatatagctatttttagcaccactaaaACTTAAAATGTACTCTGCAATAGTGGAGTTAAAGCAATATTTTTGTCTCCACAGCTTCAGTGCACAGTTATTTTTggttgtgcactgtagctgaatggtaaaaaaaaaaaaaaattgcattcaCACTactattcttattttttattctttcttctcCATTTCATTTTGTGTTCACACTACTTTTCCTCTCTCCATGTCTCTGTGCAATGATTTCTATGCATTTTATTTTGCGTTCTCTTCGTATATGTGATTTCTATGGCTTTGATGGTGGTTGTGGTAGTgttttgatggttgaataaaattattttattgtagtatttatattattttattgtgttaaaatctaaaataaaaccactgcTGTTGAATgtgaaaagttaaaataaataaagtgactttttgtggtgctaaaaaactaaaaatttggcTCCACTGTTGTGGATGCTCTATTGGTCTTATATGTGCATGTCCCttcggtctactttggtccatttcatatttttcaacccaaaatttaatataaaacaacataattttttagtccaaaactaaaaaacacatcctataaaaagaatcaatttatagtccaattaataaaaaaaatggaccaaagtagatCAAATTAGACCGAATGGATCTAAATAGACCGAATGACACTGACATAAATCGAAATAAATTGAATGTAGCAGAAATGTTTTAAGGGAAGTCCAAGGTAATGAATTCTCTTTAAGAATTATCCtacaaaatcaaatatcaatggCAAATTGCAATACCAAATGGATTGGAGATAAGTGGGTTCtaattagttcaactggtaaaaaattttatagttgaataagagatctgggttCGATCTCCACttataccaaaaattgattaatgtcttgatctgataataaagaactatcattaaGATTGAACTCTatagattgaaaaaaaatattagagataattaataaagaatattttatcaaatgaatacaataaaaataaataaaaagatgaataaccattttattaaaaaaaaacagataatTGCTTAACTTCGAACTTACCACTgtgaattcaaattcaaaactcaTAACAACTTTAGAATTTATTACTGCTCCTTAAATTTTCAATCCGCTCCATGAGTGAGTCAGAGACTCATTTTCGTTCTTGTTAATCAAATCATTACTGTACTGTCTTCTCTTCTGTACCCGCCCAAAATTGAAACCCTTCTTCACTCAGTCTCTTAAAATTCCCATAAAGCGAACGACACACATATTGAACAAAAATGGAGCAGAGGCGGAGAATTGAGAGACCCGAGAGAGCAAAAAGGAGAGATCAGAAACAGAGAAAACGCCTCTCAACTGCTCGACGAAATGCCTTCACTACTGACACCGACATTATTAGCGACCTACCGGACTCTCTCCTCTCCCACATCCTCTCCTTTCTCCCAACCCGAGACTCTGTCGCGACAAGCATTTTGTCGAGCAGGTGGAGGCCTCTCTGGACTCTCGTCCCTGCCCTTCACTTGGACCAGAGAAAACTCACAGAGAATCGAAATTACAGTTTTGCAGATATAGTCTCTGGAATCTGGACTGTTCGAGACGCCATTGCCAATCCCATGCCCCTACACAAATTGAGCATTTACTGGTATCAAGATTGTCTTCCCTCCGATGTTAACACATGGCTTCGTGGCACCAATCTGCGTGATTTGCAAGAGCTCTATCTCTACATATTTACCGATGTTCACCAACCTTTGGAGTTGCCCCGTAGTATCTATTTTTCCACAGCATTAGTGGTTCTGAAATTGATTTCTTCAATTCTTCTCGATCCTCCGCCTGCTTGTGTGTTACCATGTCTCAGGATTCTAGTACTTACTCGTGTTAAATTCGCAAACCGCGACTCTCTCTCTACCTTCCTCACTGCCTGCCCGGTCCTCCTCACTTTGTCCCTCACAATGtatgatgtgaattttgaacATTGGGACGAGTTCAATGTCGTTGTACTCGTACCCACGCTTAAAACATTACATTTACACTGGCATGTTCTGTCTTCATCAATCAAATTCCAGATAAACACCCCGGCTCTCGAGTACtttaattttagaggttttttgAATGGGGATAATGTGGTGGAAAACCTCCCCAATGTGGTTGAATGTGTCCTTCAATTTGAGCAATgtgttttgattgattttgaagATTACGCAAAGAGATTACGGGACTTCATGGGACCACTCCGTAATGTTATTTCCATGGAATTTAGCACAACTACTGCACAGGTAAGATTGTGCTATATTTTTCATGATCTAACTCTCTATCATTATTGAATTTGctaaatactaaataatattattgtaaGTGAGTTGTGACTTTGTGAAATTTGTGATTGTTATGTGGTCGTGCGTGCAGATCCTCTGCCGTGATTTTAATCGTGAAGATGGTCCCACATTTTATAATTTGTCCTCCTTGAAATTATTTGGTGGCAGT
This genomic stretch from Castanea sativa cultivar Marrone di Chiusa Pesio chromosome 1, ASM4071231v1 harbors:
- the LOC142625888 gene encoding F-box protein At4g22280-like, translated to MEQRRERQRIERTERAARRDQTQRKCLSSARQNALTTNTDTDIISTLPDTLLSHILSFLPIGDSVATSILSNRWRSLWTLVPNLCLDQRELTNEEEDQKLRFVDIVFRIWTLRNAISNPTPLRKLCICWHNNCLPFYVDTWLRATNLRDLQQLFLSILTSFKTPFELPRSLYFSTKLVVLKFAGDINLNPPPACALPCLRILGLRGVILANQDSLSTFLTACPVLHDLSLTLFGISLEHLEEFSVTVLVPTLKILYLDWQVRSPSYKFHINTPDLEYFCFTGFLNGDYVLENLHNVVECVLQFEQRTSLSIEDYAKKSWNFMRPLYNVISMELSTITAQILCYDSNHEDGPTFYNLSSLKFFGGISSEWYVWDGVRLLLYRSPKLQILSFEKFHLLGSNLRPKRLEEPLDVPECLSSHLTTCLYKGFDGKEEEMELVRQILKAAKVLKSMKISVNGYLDSKKLRVCKELRKFQRSSQNCEIAFEEGRFT
- the LOC142622090 gene encoding putative FBD-associated F-box protein At3g50710, which codes for MEQRRRIERPERAKRRDQKQRKRLSTARRNAFTTDTDIISDLPDSLLSHILSFLPTRDSVATSILSSRWRPLWTLVPALHLDQRKLTENRNYSFADIVSGIWTVRDAIANPMPLHKLSIYWYQDCLPSDVNTWLRGTNLRDLQELYLYIFTDVHQPLELPRSIYFSTALVVLKLISSILLDPPPACVLPCLRILVLTRVKFANRDSLSTFLTACPVLLTLSLTMYDVNFEHWDEFNVVVLVPTLKTLHLHWHVLSSSIKFQINTPALEYFNFRGFLNGDNVVENLPNVVECVLQFEQCVLIDFEDYAKRLRDFMGPLRNVISMEFSTTTAQILCRDFNREDGPTFYNLSSLKLFGGSSSEWYAWHEVRLLLFRAPKLQVLAFEWKHLLGLNIYKPNPCLEEPLDVPECLSSRLTTCHYKGFEGKEEEMELVRQILKAAKVLKLMKITVTSYLGLKLKLLIREKLEKFQRSSQNCEIAFEELRFT